A stretch of Petrotoga mexicana DSM 14811 DNA encodes these proteins:
- the zwf gene encoding glucose-6-phosphate dehydrogenase — MEQITKHLSRKNICEEIKPGASSLIIFGASGDLTFRKLIPSIYTLFKKNLLPNEFFLLGIARSKFTDEEYRQEIKNRLLQENEDSYIISRFVEKVFYTSGFYDDDALYVELKNKLNYLDKLFNTQENHLFYLSTPPNVYLEIIKRLGKFNLTKESENSYSRIIIEKPFGSNFNTSKELDEELHKYLNETQIYRIDHYLGKETVQNIMMLRFANIVFEPIWNYKYIDNVQITVAETLGVEHRAGYFEQAGLLRDMFQNHMMQLLTLVAMEPPASLEDTSVRDEKTKLLKTIRPFEKDKIDEYFVRGQYIDGVINGKEVPAYTEEKNVNPNSFVETFVAAKFLIDNWRWSGVPFYLRAGKRLKRKVTEIAIIFKDVPHSIFAKNDITLEKNALILNIQPDEGFSLKIQAKQPGSKLCLNTLTMDFNYDEFFKFKGPDAYERLLLDAMLGDQTLFVRSDAMEISWKIFTPVLEKWEEEKHNGLRLYKAGTWGPKESFELLAKDNRSWRNLDFESEDLYASKVF, encoded by the coding sequence ATGGAACAAATAACAAAACATCTTTCAAGAAAAAATATCTGTGAAGAAATAAAACCTGGAGCTTCTTCTTTAATTATATTTGGGGCCTCCGGGGATTTGACTTTTAGAAAATTGATCCCTTCTATATATACGTTGTTCAAAAAGAACCTATTGCCTAACGAATTTTTCTTACTGGGAATAGCAAGATCTAAATTCACTGATGAGGAATACCGCCAAGAAATCAAAAATAGATTATTGCAAGAAAACGAGGATAGCTATATAATTTCAAGGTTTGTTGAAAAAGTTTTTTATACTTCAGGTTTCTACGATGATGATGCCCTTTATGTGGAATTAAAAAATAAATTAAATTATTTGGATAAACTCTTCAACACACAGGAAAATCATCTTTTTTATCTTTCCACACCGCCAAATGTCTATTTAGAAATAATTAAACGTTTGGGAAAATTTAATTTGACCAAAGAAAGTGAAAATTCTTATTCAAGAATAATTATAGAAAAACCCTTTGGCAGTAATTTTAACACATCAAAAGAATTAGACGAAGAGCTTCATAAGTATCTAAATGAAACCCAAATATACAGAATTGACCATTATCTCGGTAAAGAGACCGTTCAAAATATAATGATGCTTAGATTTGCAAACATTGTCTTTGAACCTATTTGGAATTATAAATACATAGATAACGTTCAGATAACCGTAGCTGAAACATTAGGTGTTGAACACAGGGCGGGTTATTTTGAACAAGCTGGCTTATTAAGAGACATGTTTCAAAACCATATGATGCAACTTTTGACTCTGGTAGCTATGGAACCACCAGCTTCCCTTGAAGATACAAGTGTTAGAGACGAAAAAACGAAACTATTGAAGACTATAAGGCCTTTTGAAAAAGACAAGATAGACGAATACTTTGTAAGAGGTCAATACATTGATGGAGTGATAAATGGTAAAGAAGTTCCCGCTTATACAGAAGAAAAGAATGTTAATCCAAACTCCTTTGTAGAAACATTTGTAGCGGCTAAATTTTTAATTGATAATTGGAGATGGAGTGGGGTGCCTTTCTATTTAAGGGCAGGAAAAAGGTTGAAAAGAAAAGTTACAGAAATCGCCATAATCTTTAAAGACGTTCCCCATTCAATATTTGCTAAAAATGATATAACCTTAGAAAAAAATGCTCTCATTCTAAATATACAACCAGACGAAGGGTTTTCACTGAAGATTCAAGCCAAACAACCCGGTTCCAAGCTTTGTTTAAATACATTAACAATGGATTTCAATTATGACGAATTCTTCAAATTCAAAGGTCCTGATGCATATGAAAGGCTTCTTTTGGACGCCATGTTGGGTGATCAAACACTTTTTGTAAGAAGTGACGCAATGGAAATTTCTTGGAAAATCTTCACCCCTGTTTTAGAAAAATGGGAAGAAGAAAAACATAATGGGCTGAGATTATACAAAGCTGGTACCTGGGGACCAAAAGAATCTTTTGAGTTATTAGCAAAAGATAATAGAAGTTGGCGAAACTTAGACTTTGAAAGTGAGGATTTATATGCAAGCAAAGTTTTTTGA
- a CDS encoding methionine ABC transporter permease, whose amino-acid sequence MIQDLFIATLETLYMTFVSGFIAILLGIPLGIALYMLSKSDKKAAKTWYTVLDWIVNIFRSIPFIILIILIIPLTRLLTGTIIGSTAAIVPLSIAAIPFMARLAETSFNNLSQGLLDTSVSMGMTNRQFIFKVLLPETAPEMVSNITLLIINLITYTAIAGAVGAGGLGAMAINYGYQRFRMDVLLYDVAILIFLTQIIQFIGSRLSNSLRK is encoded by the coding sequence ATGATCCAAGATCTATTTATAGCTACTCTTGAAACGCTATACATGACTTTTGTTTCTGGTTTTATAGCTATTTTGTTAGGTATTCCTTTGGGTATAGCACTCTATATGTTGTCTAAGAGTGATAAGAAAGCTGCAAAAACCTGGTATACCGTTTTAGATTGGATTGTCAATATATTTAGATCAATACCTTTTATCATCCTCATTATTTTGATAATCCCTTTAACTAGATTATTAACAGGAACAATCATTGGTTCAACTGCGGCGATTGTTCCGCTATCCATAGCAGCGATTCCTTTTATGGCAAGATTGGCTGAAACTTCTTTTAACAATCTTTCACAAGGATTATTAGACACGTCTGTTTCTATGGGTATGACCAACAGACAGTTTATATTTAAAGTATTACTACCTGAAACTGCGCCAGAGATGGTTTCAAATATTACTTTGTTGATTATAAACTTAATAACTTACACAGCTATAGCAGGCGCCGTGGGAGCAGGAGGCCTTGGTGCAATGGCGATAAATTATGGATATCAAAGGTTTAGAATGGATGTTCTTCTTTACGACGTGGCTATATTAATCTTCTTAACTCAGATAATCCAATTTATTGGGTCAAGATTGTCGAACTCTTTAAGAAAATAA
- a CDS encoding MFS transporter has protein sequence MKKSFSQRFNLSLFVFIWHGFFLSLTMSMIDFNTVFPALITELTDNKIIFGVLYSILLGAPLFFNAIFGYFMQYYPYKRKFLMLGIYLRSISFLGMALFTYYFAQRNPLVVIISLFFWIFLFSISGGFAGLAYTDIIGKIFKKEERGKVYTYKQFFGSIAALLGGLIIAKIFSPGYIEYPLNYTLSFSIGSAGLFIAALAFWFIKEPQAKVTNQQKEPLKTFIKNIPVLLKKDEHFLHFIIVENLSSFSLMILPFYIVFAKDTFLISESYVGHYLLFQIIGTIFSNIFWGYIFNKYSSKTVVSTCIFLGAIIPIVAIVLSFFGPNLYSIVFFLVGFVISGRRVGFDPYFLEIAPEEERSIYLGVRGTLNFMTVIMPTIGGLFIQTMGYYTTFIIVTTVMLTDLYLIKHKMVS, from the coding sequence ATGAAAAAAAGTTTTTCACAAAGGTTCAACTTAAGTTTATTTGTTTTTATTTGGCATGGATTTTTCTTGTCTTTGACTATGTCTATGATTGATTTTAACACAGTTTTTCCTGCTCTAATTACGGAATTAACCGATAATAAAATTATTTTTGGTGTATTGTACTCTATCCTGTTGGGAGCTCCATTATTTTTCAACGCAATATTCGGTTATTTTATGCAATATTACCCATATAAGAGGAAATTTCTAATGTTAGGCATTTATTTGAGGAGTATTTCTTTTTTAGGGATGGCTCTGTTCACTTATTATTTTGCGCAAAGAAATCCTTTGGTAGTAATAATTAGTTTATTTTTTTGGATATTCCTTTTTTCGATAAGTGGTGGCTTTGCAGGACTTGCGTATACAGACATCATCGGTAAAATTTTTAAAAAAGAAGAACGTGGTAAGGTTTATACTTACAAACAATTTTTTGGTAGTATTGCAGCTCTTTTAGGTGGATTAATAATTGCAAAAATTTTTAGTCCAGGTTATATTGAATATCCCTTAAATTACACTCTTTCTTTTTCAATAGGATCTGCTGGTTTATTTATCGCTGCCTTGGCTTTTTGGTTCATAAAGGAACCCCAAGCAAAAGTTACCAATCAACAAAAAGAACCTCTAAAAACCTTTATCAAAAACATCCCTGTTCTTTTAAAAAAAGACGAACATTTTTTACATTTTATAATCGTGGAGAATTTGTCAAGTTTCAGCTTAATGATTTTACCTTTTTACATAGTTTTTGCTAAAGATACTTTTTTAATTTCTGAAAGTTATGTCGGACACTATTTACTTTTTCAAATAATAGGCACTATTTTTTCCAACATTTTTTGGGGATATATTTTCAACAAATATTCCTCTAAAACAGTTGTTTCCACATGTATATTTTTGGGAGCCATTATACCAATAGTTGCTATCGTATTATCTTTCTTTGGACCTAATTTATATTCTATCGTCTTTTTTCTAGTAGGTTTTGTTATTAGCGGAAGAAGGGTAGGTTTCGACCCATACTTTTTGGAGATAGCTCCTGAAGAGGAGAGATCTATTTATTTAGGAGTAAGAGGTACTTTGAATTTCATGACAGTAATTATGCCCACAATCGGTGGATTATTCATTCAAACTATGGGATATTATACTACTTTTATTATCGTTACCACAGTTATGTTAACAGATCTTTATCTGATAAAACACAAAATGGTAAGTTAA
- a CDS encoding methionine ABC transporter ATP-binding protein — translation MLKIQNLNLVYDNKNHVLKNINFSVENGEILGIIGLSGAGKTSLLRTLNLLQAPTSGEIFLDKVDITKLNTDQLRNVRKKISIVFQHFNLLSSRTVFENVSLPLEIEKVPKKEIEVRVNKILEDVNLLHKKDSYPSQLSGGEKQRTAIARALINNPDIILFDEPTSSLDPSTTQRILDLILEINKSMKKSILIVTHEMDVIKKICDKVVYLKNGTVDFFGKVHEFFIEKENELNKEFYQEINIDWERVKEVVKGENHRLIKIVFWGEKTHEPILHNITKKYDITLNMLYGKIEHLKDNPYGTLIVEVISDHKEMEKFLEELSANVYKVEVLK, via the coding sequence TTGTTAAAAATACAAAATCTTAATCTCGTATATGATAACAAAAATCATGTCTTAAAAAACATAAATTTTTCAGTTGAAAATGGAGAAATTTTGGGGATTATAGGGTTATCTGGAGCGGGGAAAACGTCTCTTTTGAGAACATTGAACCTGCTCCAAGCTCCTACTTCCGGGGAGATTTTCTTGGATAAAGTAGATATAACGAAATTAAATACAGATCAGTTGAGAAACGTAAGAAAAAAGATTAGTATTGTATTTCAACATTTCAACTTGTTAAGTTCTAGAACGGTATTCGAAAATGTATCTCTTCCCCTTGAAATTGAAAAGGTACCTAAAAAGGAAATAGAAGTTCGTGTTAATAAGATATTGGAAGATGTGAATCTTCTTCATAAAAAGGATTCTTATCCTTCACAGTTATCGGGAGGAGAGAAGCAAAGAACAGCTATAGCAAGAGCATTGATAAATAATCCTGATATTATTTTGTTTGATGAACCCACATCATCTTTAGATCCAAGTACAACACAGAGAATCTTAGATCTCATATTGGAAATCAATAAGAGTATGAAAAAGTCAATTTTGATTGTTACTCATGAAATGGACGTGATCAAAAAGATTTGTGATAAGGTCGTTTATTTAAAAAATGGAACGGTTGATTTTTTTGGTAAAGTCCACGAATTTTTTATTGAAAAAGAAAATGAACTGAATAAAGAATTTTATCAAGAAATAAACATAGATTGGGAAAGGGTAAAAGAAGTGGTTAAAGGAGAAAACCATAGGTTGATAAAGATAGTTTTTTGGGGAGAAAAGACACATGAACCTATCTTACATAATATCACTAAAAAATATGACATCACATTGAATATGCTTTACGGTAAGATAGAACATTTGAAAGACAATCCCTATGGGACATTAATAGTTGAGGTTATTTCTGATCATAAGGAAATGGAAAAGTTTTTAGAAGAGCTCTCTGCCAATGTTTACAAAGTTGAGGTGTTGAAATAA
- a CDS encoding glycine betaine ABC transporter substrate-binding protein codes for MLTLKKLAVLMLVVVFSLTALFGATLTVGAKNFTEQYVLGNLASLLLEENGFNVVERFGLSSLVARQGLTTGQIDLYPDYTGTAWVTYLGQEELITDPDELLEKVRELDAENGVVWLDRINANNTYALAIRQEDYEKYGFETLSDLVAYWNEHPKEFVVGVGYEFYERPDGFFAFAEHYGLDIPESQVSTMQLGLTYEAIANKKIDIAMVFATDPKILKYNLHVLEDDKNFWPYYHISFAVRKDTLDNYPEIEEILRPLTLYLNQDILIRLNYRVDVEGLEPEVVAREYLEGLGLID; via the coding sequence GTGTTAACGTTGAAAAAATTGGCAGTACTTATGTTAGTTGTAGTGTTTTCTTTAACTGCACTATTTGGTGCAACTTTAACCGTAGGTGCAAAAAATTTCACAGAACAGTATGTCCTTGGAAACTTAGCTTCACTGCTACTTGAAGAGAACGGTTTTAACGTTGTTGAAAGGTTTGGTCTTAGTTCTCTCGTCGCAAGGCAAGGTTTGACAACAGGTCAGATTGATCTATATCCAGATTACACTGGAACCGCGTGGGTAACTTACCTAGGCCAAGAAGAATTGATCACTGATCCAGATGAACTTTTAGAAAAAGTTAGAGAATTAGACGCTGAAAATGGAGTTGTTTGGCTTGATAGAATAAACGCTAACAATACTTATGCCCTTGCTATTCGTCAAGAAGATTACGAAAAATACGGTTTCGAAACCTTATCTGACTTAGTCGCTTACTGGAACGAACATCCAAAAGAGTTTGTGGTAGGAGTGGGCTATGAATTTTATGAAAGACCGGATGGCTTCTTTGCCTTCGCTGAACACTATGGTTTAGATATTCCTGAATCTCAAGTATCAACCATGCAACTCGGATTAACCTACGAGGCAATTGCAAACAAGAAAATAGATATCGCTATGGTTTTTGCTACCGATCCAAAAATTTTAAAATACAACCTACATGTATTAGAAGACGATAAAAACTTCTGGCCTTATTATCACATTTCTTTCGCAGTGAGAAAAGATACACTTGATAATTACCCTGAAATTGAGGAAATTTTAAGACCTCTCACACTGTACTTAAACCAAGACATTTTAATAAGGCTAAACTACAGAGTAGATGTTGAGGGTCTTGAACCAGAAGTCGTTGCAAGAGAATATTTAGAAGGATTAGGTTTAATAGATTAA
- a CDS encoding glycine betaine ABC transporter substrate-binding protein gives MLTLKKLAIFVLFVVFSLTALFGATLTVGASNYTEQYLFGELISALLEENGFKIDKRFGLNTLVKRTGMLNGQIDVTADYTGTAWTTYYHKEELIYDPVELYNQVKNIDKEKGLVWLDLTSINNSYALAMKRERAESLGIDTISELAEYVNDHPGELKIAIDYEFFEGAMNIFEMAEAYNMNISKNDVKTMQWGLTYEAVNQGDADITMVFTTDSQLLKYDLKVLEDDKHFFPFYYVAVVVREDTLEKYPEIAEILRPFAMYLNQDIIIRLNYLVDVEGKEPEEVAQNYLKGLGLIE, from the coding sequence GTGTTAACGTTGAAAAAATTGGCGATATTTGTATTGTTTGTTGTGTTTTCTTTAACTGCGCTTTTTGGTGCAACTTTAACCGTAGGTGCTTCCAATTACACAGAACAGTACCTATTTGGTGAACTTATATCTGCTTTACTTGAAGAAAACGGTTTTAAGATTGATAAAAGATTTGGCTTAAATACATTAGTGAAAAGAACAGGTATGTTGAACGGCCAAATTGATGTTACTGCAGATTACACAGGAACAGCGTGGACAACATACTATCATAAAGAGGAATTGATTTACGACCCAGTAGAATTATACAACCAAGTTAAAAACATAGATAAAGAAAAAGGGTTAGTATGGTTAGATCTAACTAGTATCAACAACTCATATGCCTTGGCCATGAAAAGGGAAAGAGCAGAAAGTTTAGGCATTGATACCATATCCGAACTTGCTGAATATGTAAATGACCATCCTGGAGAATTAAAAATAGCAATTGATTATGAATTCTTCGAAGGCGCAATGAATATCTTCGAAATGGCAGAAGCATACAACATGAACATATCCAAAAATGATGTAAAAACTATGCAGTGGGGTTTAACCTATGAGGCTGTGAATCAAGGCGATGCTGATATAACAATGGTCTTTACCACCGATTCTCAACTACTGAAATACGATTTAAAGGTTTTGGAAGACGATAAACATTTCTTCCCTTTTTATTATGTAGCTGTAGTTGTGAGAGAAGATACTTTAGAAAAATATCCTGAGATAGCAGAAATTTTAAGACCTTTTGCTATGTACTTAAATCAAGATATAATCATAAGGTTAAATTATTTAGTAGATGTCGAAGGAAAAGAACCAGAGGAAGTTGCACAGAATTATCTAAAAGGGTTAGGATTGATAGAATAA
- a CDS encoding glycine betaine ABC transporter substrate-binding protein, translating to MKKTILLLLIMVFTLSTFFGATLTVGIRYFTEHYILGNLAALLLEEHGFNVVKRDGLHALPSREGLITGQIDVLAEYTGTAWATYLGQEEMITDPDELFKKVKELDAKNGVVWLDRINVNNTYALAIRQEDYEKYGFETLSDLVAYWNEHPTEFVAGVDHEFYERPDGFFAFAEHYGLDIPESQVLTMQTGLTYEALSNNKIDIAMVFTTDPQILKYNLHVLEDDKNFWPYYHISFIVRKDVLDKYPEIEEILRPLTLYLNEDILIRLNYRVDVEGLEPEVVAREYLEGLGLID from the coding sequence ATGAAAAAAACGATCTTACTGTTGTTAATAATGGTATTTACTTTAAGTACATTTTTTGGTGCAACTTTAACTGTAGGTATAAGATACTTCACAGAACATTATATCCTTGGAAACCTAGCTGCACTGCTACTCGAAGAACATGGTTTTAACGTTGTTAAAAGGGATGGCCTTCATGCTCTCCCCTCTAGAGAAGGGTTAATAACGGGTCAGATCGATGTACTTGCAGAGTACACTGGAACCGCGTGGGCAACTTACCTAGGCCAAGAAGAAATGATTACCGATCCAGATGAACTTTTCAAAAAAGTCAAAGAACTAGACGCTAAAAATGGGGTCGTTTGGCTTGATAGAATAAACGTTAACAATACTTATGCCCTTGCTATTCGTCAAGAAGATTACGAAAAATATGGTTTCGAAACCCTTTCTGACTTAGTCGCTTACTGGAACGAACATCCAACTGAGTTTGTGGCAGGAGTCGACCACGAATTCTATGAAAGACCTGATGGCTTCTTTGCCTTTGCTGAGCACTATGGTTTAGATATTCCTGAATCTCAAGTATTAACTATGCAAACCGGATTAACTTACGAAGCACTTTCAAACAATAAAATAGACATCGCTATGGTTTTTACTACCGATCCACAAATTTTAAAATACAACCTACATGTACTAGAAGACGATAAAAACTTCTGGCCTTATTACCATATCTCTTTTATAGTTAGAAAAGATGTACTTGATAAATACCCTGAAATTGAGGAGATTTTAAGACCTCTCACACTGTACCTAAACGAAGACATTTTAATAAGGCTAAACTACAGAGTAGATGTTGAGGGTCTTGAACCAGAAGTCGTTGCAAGAGAATATTTAGAAGGATTAGGTTTAATAGATTAA
- a CDS encoding FprA family A-type flavoprotein, with protein sequence MNGSIKISDSIYYVGVNDRDTQLFESLWPLDRGVSYNSYLILDEKTALIDGVKESKVTEFFDKIKNLLNGKPLDYLIINHMEPDHSGTIPELLQKFPNLKIVGNRTTFQFIENLYKVEDNFHEIKDGESLNLGKHNLKFYLTPMVHWPETMMTYDETDKILFSGDAFGGFGTLDGGIFDDEVKVDVFEDEIRRYFSNIVGKYSPMVQRALKKLNEANIDIKIIASTHGPIWRKNPERIYSLYDKWSKYETEEGVVIAYGSMYGNTEEMADYVARKLAEEGIKEIKIMDVSKTHISYIINEIWRYKGVIFGSSTYNQGLFPYMESLVQWLSHTNIKNHVLGIFGTYGWSGGGVSTLVKYNDQMKWPLVAEPIEARLSAKEEDFKKLAELAKAMAKEVKLA encoded by the coding sequence ATGAATGGTTCTATAAAAATTAGCGACAGTATTTACTATGTTGGGGTAAACGATAGAGATACGCAGCTTTTTGAAAGCTTATGGCCTCTTGATAGAGGGGTTAGCTATAATTCTTATTTAATCTTAGATGAAAAAACAGCTTTAATCGATGGGGTTAAAGAATCGAAGGTAACTGAATTTTTTGATAAAATCAAGAATCTTTTAAACGGTAAGCCTCTTGATTATTTAATCATCAACCACATGGAGCCTGATCATTCTGGGACTATTCCAGAACTTTTGCAAAAATTTCCTAATTTAAAAATTGTTGGTAATAGAACCACTTTTCAATTTATAGAAAACCTCTATAAGGTTGAAGATAATTTTCATGAGATAAAGGATGGTGAATCTCTGAACTTAGGAAAGCATAATCTGAAGTTTTACTTAACTCCGATGGTTCATTGGCCAGAAACGATGATGACCTACGATGAAACGGATAAAATTTTGTTTTCTGGTGATGCCTTTGGGGGTTTTGGGACCTTAGACGGGGGAATATTCGATGATGAAGTAAAGGTGGATGTCTTCGAAGATGAAATCAGAAGATATTTTTCTAATATAGTTGGAAAGTACTCTCCTATGGTACAAAGGGCATTAAAAAAATTGAATGAGGCTAATATAGATATAAAAATAATCGCTTCTACCCATGGACCAATTTGGAGGAAGAATCCTGAGAGAATTTACTCTTTGTACGATAAATGGAGTAAATATGAGACCGAAGAAGGGGTTGTAATAGCTTACGGATCGATGTATGGAAATACAGAAGAGATGGCTGACTATGTTGCAAGGAAATTGGCTGAAGAAGGTATTAAAGAGATCAAAATAATGGATGTATCAAAAACCCATATTTCTTATATAATTAACGAGATTTGGAGATACAAGGGAGTAATCTTTGGAAGCTCAACATATAACCAAGGTCTTTTCCCATACATGGAATCATTGGTTCAATGGCTATCCCATACCAATATAAAAAATCATGTTTTAGGTATCTTTGGTACTTATGGTTGGAGCGGTGGGGGAGTTTCGACACTGGTTAAGTACAATGATCAAATGAAATGGCCGCTTGTTGCTGAGCCAATTGAAGCAAGATTATCTGCTAAAGAAGAAGATTTTAAGAAATTAGCTGAATTGGCAAAAGCGATGGCAAAAGAGGTAAAATTAGCTTGA
- a CDS encoding MetQ/NlpA family ABC transporter substrate-binding protein, producing the protein MKKSKSVVKVLASLFVFLTLLFVEGYALFGFGGNTFKVGATPVPHAEILEFVKDDFKEKTGVELEIVIFTDYVQPNLALEDGSIDANYFQHEPYLETFKRERNLPDLVSAAKIHVEPMGFYLKKDLKDLKKGDLIIIPNDVTNEGRSLLLLQEHGIIKLREREDPLVATIKDIVENPYGLEFKELEAPYLPRTYKEDKNVVGAVINTNYSIEAGLNPLEDAVFYEGSESPYANIIAVKESRVDDELVKALVEVLTTDKVREFILEKYNGAVVPVF; encoded by the coding sequence ATGAAAAAAAGTAAGAGTGTGGTAAAGGTTTTGGCTTCATTATTTGTTTTTTTAACATTGCTTTTCGTTGAAGGATATGCTTTGTTTGGTTTTGGTGGTAATACTTTCAAAGTTGGAGCTACTCCAGTTCCCCACGCCGAGATTTTAGAGTTTGTAAAAGATGATTTCAAAGAAAAAACGGGTGTCGAACTTGAGATAGTAATTTTTACAGATTATGTTCAACCTAACTTGGCTTTGGAAGATGGTTCTATAGATGCAAATTATTTTCAACATGAACCATATTTAGAAACTTTTAAAAGGGAACGTAATCTGCCAGACTTAGTATCTGCTGCTAAGATCCATGTCGAACCTATGGGATTTTATTTAAAGAAAGACTTAAAAGACCTCAAAAAAGGCGATTTAATCATAATTCCTAACGATGTTACCAACGAAGGTAGATCTTTGTTACTTCTTCAAGAGCACGGTATAATTAAGCTTAGGGAGAGAGAAGATCCGTTAGTGGCAACAATCAAAGATATCGTTGAAAATCCATATGGTTTGGAATTCAAAGAACTTGAAGCACCATATTTGCCAAGAACTTATAAAGAAGATAAAAATGTAGTTGGGGCAGTTATTAACACAAATTATTCTATAGAAGCTGGGTTGAATCCATTGGAAGATGCGGTATTTTACGAAGGATCCGAATCTCCATATGCCAACATAATAGCGGTGAAGGAAAGTCGTGTCGACGATGAACTAGTAAAAGCTTTGGTTGAAGTACTAACAACAGATAAGGTGAGAGAATTTATTTTAGAGAAGTACAATGGTGCCGTAGTACCAGTATTTTGA
- a CDS encoding glycine betaine ABC transporter substrate-binding protein, translating into MKKTILFLLIMVFTLSTFFGATLTVGAKSFTEQYVLGNLASLLLEENGFNVIKRFGLNSFVVRQGLTTGQIDLYADYTGTAWVTYLGQEEMITDPDELLEKVRELDDKNGVVWLDRISVNNTYALAIRQEDYEKYGFETLSDLVAYWNEHPKEFVAGVDYEFYERPDGFFAFAEHYGLDIPDSQVSTMQTGLTYEAIANKKIDIAMVFATDPKILKYNLHVLEDDKNFWPYYHISFAVRKDTLDKYPEIEEILRPLTLYLNQDILIRLNYRVDVEGLEPEVVAREYLEGLGLID; encoded by the coding sequence GTGAAAAAAACGATCTTATTCTTGTTAATAATGGTATTTACTTTAAGCACATTTTTTGGTGCAACTTTGACTGTAGGTGCTAAAAGCTTCACAGAACAGTATGTCCTTGGAAACTTGGCTTCACTGTTACTTGAAGAGAACGGTTTTAACGTTATTAAAAGATTTGGCCTTAATTCCTTCGTTGTAAGGCAAGGTTTGACAACAGGTCAGATTGATTTATATGCAGATTATACTGGAACCGCTTGGGTAACTTATCTAGGCCAAGAAGAAATGATCACCGATCCAGATGAACTTTTAGAAAAAGTCAGAGAATTAGACGATAAAAATGGTGTTGTTTGGCTTGATAGGATAAGCGTTAACAATACTTATGCCCTTGCTATTCGTCAAGAAGATTACGAAAAATACGGTTTCGAAACCTTATCTGACTTAGTCGCTTACTGGAACGAACATCCAAAAGAGTTTGTGGCAGGAGTCGACTATGAATTTTATGAAAGACCAGATGGCTTCTTTGCCTTCGCTGAACACTATGGTTTAGACATTCCTGATTCTCAAGTATCAACTATGCAAACCGGATTAACCTACGAGGCAATTGCAAACAAGAAAATAGATATCGCTATGGTTTTTGCTACCGATCCAAAAATTTTAAAATACAACCTACATGTATTAGAAGACGATAAAAACTTCTGGCCTTATTATCACATTTCTTTCGCAGTGAGAAAAGATACACTTGATAAATATCCTGAAATTGAAGAAATTTTAAGACCTCTCACACTGTACCTAAACCAAGACATTTTAATAAGGCTAAACTACAGAGTAGATGTTGAAGGTCTTGAACCAGAAGTCGTGGCAAGAGAATATTTAGAAGGTTTAGGTTTAATAGATTAA